AGTGGTCCGTGGTGGCCCAGTACTTCACCGCCGAGGCCGTGTTGCGCGGCCTGGGCCTGACGCTGTGGCTCACCGGCCTGACGGTCGTGCTGGGCTTCGTGATCGGCGGCGTGCTGGCCGTGATGCGGCTGTCCGGCAACCCCGTGCTGGTGGCGGTGAGCTGGGGTTACGTCTGGCTGTTCCGGTCCGTGCCGCTGCTGGTGCAGTTGCTGTTCTGGTTCAACATCGGCGCGCTGTACCCGGCGTTGTCCGGTGCCACGCCGGTCATCGGCCCGGTCACCGCCGTGATCATCGGGCTGGTGCTGCACGAAGCCGCCTACGCGGCGGAGATCGTGCGCGGCGGCATCCTGTCGGTGGACGCGGGCCAGGTCGAGGCGGCCAAGGCGCTGGGCATGCGCGGCGGCCGCATCCTGCGGCGGATCGTGCTGCCGCAGGCCATGCGCGCCATCGTCCCGGCCGCCGGCAACCTGCTCATCGGCACGTTGAAGGGCACGTCGATCGTGAGCGTGCTGGCCGTGCAGGACCTGCTGTACTCGGTGCAGCTCATCTACAACCGCAACTACCTGATCATCCCGTTGCTGCTGGTCGCCACCGCCTGGTACGTCGTCGTCACCAGCCTGCTCGGCATCGGCCAGCACTACGTGGAGCGCTACTACGCGCGCGGCGCGGGGAGGCTGTCGTGACGGTCGCCGTCCAGGTCACCGATCTGCACAAGAGCTTCGGCGGCACCCCGGTGCTGCGCGGCGTGGACCTGACCGTGCCGCGCGGCTCGGTCACCGTCGTGATCGGCCCGTCCGGCTCGGGCAAAGTCCACGCTGCTGCGCTGCCTGAACCACCTGGAGAAGCAGGACCGCGGCGAGATCGAGGTCGACGGCGTGCTCATCGGGTACCGGCGGCACCGCGGCAAGCTGTACGAGCTGAAGGAACGCGAGATCGCGCGGCAGCGGGCCGGGATCGGCATGGTGTTCCAAGGTTTTCACCTGTTCGGGCACTTGACCGTGCTTGAGAACGTCGTGGAGGCCCCCGTGGGCGTGTCCGGCGTGCCGCGCGCGGAGGCCGAGGAGCTGGCGCGGTCGCTGATCGCCCGGGTCGGGCTGGCCGGCCGGGAGGACGCCTACCCGCGGCAGCTCTCCGGCGGGCAGCAGCAGCGGGTGGCGATCGCGCGCGCCCTGGCCATGCGACCCGCGGTGATGCTGTTCGACGAGCCGACCTCGGCGCTGGACCCGGAGCTGGTGGGCGAGGTGCTGGCGGTGATCCGCGACCTCGCGGCCGACGGCATGACGATGGTCGTGGTGACGCACGAGATCGGCTTCGCCCGGTCGGTCGCCGACCACGTCGTGTTCCTGGACGAGGGCCTGGTGGTCGAGTCCGGTCCGCCGGGTGAGGTGCTGGACCGACCGCGGCACGCGCGGACCCGCGAGTTCCTGGCGCTGGTGCGATGAGCGTCGTCGTGTTCGTCGGCGCCGGGCCGCGCACGTCCGGAGTGCTGGAGCGGTTGGGGGCCAACGCTCCCGCGCTGTTCGGCGGTCCGCTGGAGGTGCACCTGGTGGACCCGTTCCCGGCCGGGTCGGGGCGGGTGTGGCGGCACGAGCAGTCGGCGTTGCTGCGGATGAACTCGATGGCCGAGGACGTCACCATGTTCACCGACTCGTCGGTGGTGTGCGAGGGTCCGGTTCGGCCGGGTCCTTCGCTCGCCGAGTGGGACTGGTCCACTGTGGACTTGCCGGAGGAGGTCCGGGCCGAGCTGGCGGCGATGGAGCCCACGTCGTTCCCGAGCCGGCGGGTGCAGAGTGCGTACCTGAAGTGGTTCCACGCCAAGGCGGTCGAGTCGCTGCCGCGCGGGAGCTCGGTGCACGTCCACCCGACGCGGGCCGTTCGGGTGACGGGGTCGTCGCAGCTTCGGCAGCGGGTGTGGCTCGCCGGGCGGTCCGAGCCGCTGGTGGCGGACGTGGTGGTGTTCGCGTTGGGGCACTTGGACACCGTGCTGTCGCCGGAACACGCGGCCCTGCGTGATCACGCCGTGCAGCACGATCTGTGCTTCGTGCCGCCCGCGTACACGGCCGACGCTGACCTGTCGGTGGTGCCCGCGGGTGAGGACGTCGTGGTGCGGGGCCTGGGGTTGGCGTTCATCGACTTGGCGGTGCTCTTGGCGGAGGGGCGCGGGGGGACGTTCGTCCGGGTCGGCGGGGTGCTGCACTACCTGCCGTCCGGGCGCGAGCCTCGGCTGCACGTGGGCTCGCGGCGCGGGGTGCCGTACCACTCGAAGACCGGGTACCGGTTGCAGGGCGCGGCTCCCGAGGGGCCGCGGTTCTTCGTGGCGTCGGACCTGCTGGCCCGGCCCGGGGAGATCGACTTCCGGTTGCACGTGTGGCCGTTGATCGCCAAGGAGGTCGCGTACGGGTACTACCGGGAGCTGTTCACCGGCCACCCTTCGCGTGTGCGGCTGACGTGGGAGGAGTTCGCGGGTCGGTACGCGGAGCTGGAGTGGTACAGCGCGGAGATGCGGGCCTTGGAGGAGCGGGCGGTTCCGGGGATGGCGGACCGGTTGGACTTCGAGCACCTCGACCGGCCCATCGACGGGTTGGCGTTCGACTCGGCGGACGGGTTCCAGGAGTTCCTGCGGTCGTACATCCGGGCTGACGTGGAGCGGCGGTCCGATCCGCGGTTCAGCGCCGACCTGGGTGCTTTCCTGGCGTTGTTGACCGCGTACGGGCAGCTGGCGGTGCTGGCCGCGTCCGGCCGGCTGACCGGCGAGGACGGGTGGTGGCACGGGTTCTTCAGCTACTTCGCCTCCGGACCGCCGCCGGACCGGTTGGAGGAGCTGCTGGCGTTGTCCCGGGCCGGGGTGGTGCGGTTCCTCGGGGCCGACACGTGGGTGAGGGCGGAGGACGGCGTCTTCCTGGCGGGCAGTGCGAGCGTGCCCGGTCACGTCGTGCGGGCGAAGGGTCTGATCGAGGCGCGGCTGCCCACCCACACGCTGTCGGTGACCGCGGATCCGTTGTTGCGTTCTCTGGCGGCGGGTGGGGACATCCAGGACCGGGCGGGGTTGGTGGCGGTCGACCCGGTGGACAGCAGGGTTCTGGACGCGTCTGGGGCGCCTCACGCACGGCGGTTCGCGGTGGGGCCTTACACGACGAACAAGGCCCAAGCCGCGTTTGCGCGCCCGAACACCAACAACCCGGCGTTTCGGCAGAACGACGCCGTGGCGCGGGCGGTGTTGGAGTTCCTGGCGGGGGACGCGGTGGACGAGTCGGTGGCCTAGCGGCTGGTGGGACGCTGTCGGGGGTTCATGCGAGACCGCTTCGCGCTCCCAAGATCAAAAGCTAAAAGCGGCGCTCGCCGCGCGGCAGGCCCCCGGGGGGTGGGAAGGGCGTCGGTTTCGTTCCCCCGTCCGGCCTGCCGGAGGCAACCACACTTGGCCCGTTTGAGCAACCGGAAAAGCTGGTTGCACAAACGGACCAAGCGCGGTTGGGCTGCGCCCAGGCCGGACGGGGGAACGAAACCGAGGCCCTTCCCGTGGGCTTGGCAGCACGGGCTCGCGCCTGCGGCGCGGAAAGCGAGCGCGCTTCGCGCGGAAAGCGGGTGTGGTCAGGCTACTGAGGTGTAGCGGCCCTGGAATCTGACCAGAGGTGGGTTGCCGGTGTTGTGTTGGATTTCCACCGGTTCGCCGACCAGGGCCACGTGGTCGCCTACGGCGATTCGGCGGGACGTGCGGCAGCGCAGGCGCAGAGGGGCGTCCAACAAGTGGGGGACACCGTCCACATCGGACTCCCAGCGGGTGGTGGGGCCGAAGCGGTCTGATCCGGTGCGGGCGAAGAGGTCTGACAGGGCCGTTTGGCCGGCGTGCAGGAGGTGTACGGCGAACAGAGGCGCGGTGCGCAGTACCGGCCATGCCGAAGCGCCCTCCGCGATCCACACGACCACCATCGGTGGGTGCAGGCTTGCCGAGGTGAAGGAGCTGACCGTGACGCCCACCGGGCCGTCCGGGCCGGTGGCGGTGACGATCCCCACTGCCTGGGGGAAGTCGCGCAGCGCGGTGCGGAGGTCGGTCATCGGGCTGCCACCGCCGGAGCTGTGAACCAACCCGACTCGGCGAGTTGGTCGCCCAACTCGGTGATCAGGACGGTCTGGTCCGCCGCCAGTGCCGACTCGTTGACGAACAGGCCGCGGCCGGGCACGGAGGCGCCGAGTTCTGCCAGCAAGGGCTTCAAGTGCACCTCCACGGCCAAGGCGTGCTTGTCGGCCGCCGCCACGAGGAGCGGCACGGCGGTTTTGCCGCGCAGCCAGCCGCCGGGGGCCTGGTCCAGCACCGACTTCAGCAAACCGGTGTAGGTGGCCTTGTACGTCGGGGAGGCGACCACGAGCACGTCGGCCGTGGACAGGGTGTCCAAGGCGGCCCGGACGGCGGTGGAGCCGGGGGTGAAGACCTCGGGGGCGAGGTCGGCCGCGTCGACCAACGGGCCGTTGGGGGTGACCTCCTCGCCCCGCAGCCGCAGTGCGTGGCTGACCGCCTCGCGCAGCGCGAGTGCCGCGTTCAGCGTGCGGGACGCGGGACGGGGGTTGCCGACGAGCGTGCCGACGACGAGTGGCTGCGTCATGCCTTCGAGCATTCCAACGTCGTCGGCACCCCATCAAGGCGGTCCACGGTGCGGGATCACCCCACGGACGACAGGACTTTCTGGATCCTGGTGGCGATCCGGTCGTTGTCGGTGGGCGCGAGGCTGAGCCAGCCGTCCTCGTGCACCATCAGGTACCGGCCCTGGTTGGTGTCGAACCACGTGATGAGCGTCCCGGCCCGGGTGGGGCGGTCGCCGCCGCCGGTGCTGACGCCGAACTGGCCGCCGGCGACGCGGTTCGCGGCCAACTCGCCGACCATCGCCGCATCGTCGCGGGACAGGCCCGCCTTCTGCAGCGCGGCCCGGTCGTCCAACTCCTGGCCGCCCCACGGGTCGTCGTCCTCGTCGTCGCCGTCCTCCTGTTGGAGGGCGACGGCCGCGGTCAGGGTGTCCAGGCGCAGCGACAGCGCCGTGCCGGGGCCCGCGTTGCCGTCGGGGAGGACCTCGACGATGGACCGGGCGAGCGCGGTCGGGCGGATCTCCACCAGACCCACTTGGCCGCTGTCGATCACCGCGAGCACGGCCCGCGTGCCGTCCGACGCGGCGACCGCGCGCACCGGCCGGTCGATGTGGGCGACGGCGTCCACGGACAGGTGGTGCTCGGCCAGCAGGCGCAGCAGGTCGGTCAGCCGCGGGTTCGGCTCGCCGAGGTCCGCCAGCACCTTCGCCTTCAGCTCCGCCCGCTCGGCCTCCGTCGCGCCGCCGCTGGGGACGTCAAGGGGGTAGGGCAGCCGGCCCAGGCCCAGGTCGTGCCACAGCACGTCCAGTTGGACCGGCGTGAGCAGGAACTCGGCCTCGATCACGCTTCGCCGCCCTTCTTCTTCGGCTTCGCGCCGCCGATCACCGAGGGCGGCAGGTTCTCGCCGGGCACCTCGAAGATGTCCTCACCGCGCAGGTACGCGGCGGAACGGTGTTCCTTGTCCTCGTCGCCCTGGCCGCCGCCGGGGGCGCCGCCCATCGGGGCACCACCCATGGGTGCGCCGGCCGCGCCACCGGGACCGCCGGGCATCGGCCCGAACCCGCCGGGGACGGGGCCCCGCTGGCCCATGACGCCGGACGTGCCGCCGGCGGCGAGCTGCCCACCGGGACCGCCGGCACCGCCGGAGCCCGTGGGGCCGAAGCCGCCACCACCCGCGCCGCCGAAGCTCGGCATGCCGCCGGGCATGCCGGGACGACCGCCGCCCGGACCACCGGGGCCGCCGGGGCCGCCGGGGCCGCCACCGGGGCCGCCGACGGGTGGGGTGCCGGGGGAGCCGGCGGGCACGTAGGGCGGGTACTTGCCGGGCGCCTGGGGCACGACGGTGCCGGGCGGGGCCGGGCGGTACGGCGGGGGTTGCTGCTTGCCACCCGTGGACGTGGGCGGCACGTAGGACGGGGGCACGTACGACGGCGTCTCGCCGCCGGACGGCTGCGTGTACGAGGGAGGGGTGTAGGCGGGCGGGGTGTACTTGTTCGCCACCGGGACCTGCGCCGCCGCCGCGGCGGCCGTCGTGCCCTCCGGGCGGTAGGACGCCACCGGCGCGAGAGGAGTGCCGGAACCGCCGCCGTAGGAACCGCCGCCGGACGGGCCGCTGTACGAACCGGCACCGGCCGGGGTGCTCGGCGGCGTGTAGGCGGGTGCGGCCGGAGCCGATGCGACCGACGCGGCCTGAGTGGTGCCGCCACCACCGCTGGGCGCCATGGCGGGCTGGGCGTCGCTCAGGGTGGGCGCGCTCGCCGTGGCCATCATCATCGCCGGCGGTTCCTCGACCCGGCCGGTCACCGGGTTGTACGGCGGCGTGAACCGGGGGGTGGTCTGGTCGACCGCGCGCGACTCGTTCTCCATCGTCGTCATCACGGTCACGGCGTGCTCGTGCAGCGCGCGGGCCTGGTCGTTGGCGGCCTGCACGTCCGCCGCCGAGGTGACCAGGCCCTGGATGCCGCCCTGGGTGAACGCGCCGGTCGCCTGGTCCCAGGAGAACTCCACCGGTTCCGGCATGGACGCGCGCGCGTTCTCCATGATCACGCTCTGGTCCTGCACCCGCTTGCCCACCTCGACGGCGGTCGCGGCGGTCTGCGTGACCCACTCGGCGAGCTTCTTCACCGCCGCCCGCGCGCCGTCGGCCGCGTCGCCGGTCCAGCCCGTCTCGGACGCGGCCACGCGCTCGTTGATCACCCGCGCGGACTCGGTCAGCTCGGCGCCGAACTGGCCCCACTCGGCGCCGATCTCGCCGGTCTGGCCGGGGTCGTTGTTGTTGTGCACCGCCTCGTAGAGCTCGCGGTGGGACCGGGACGCCCAGTTCTGGGCGTCGGTGAGGACCAGGTCGATCTGCTGCTGGTCGGCCATGGTGATCGCCCTCTCACTCGCCGCTCAGGCGGGTCAGCTCGGAGCCGTGCTCCTCGTCGATCGCTTGGAAGTTGCGGATCGCGCTGTTCACGGAGTCGTGGGTCTGCTGGAGCACTTCGCGGTAGGCCGTCATCACCGACACGAACGACATCGGGTCGCCCTCGGCGCGGGCCTCGAACTTCGCGGCCATCCGGTCGCCGACGGGGTTCGCGCCCAGCGGCGCGGGGCGGGCCAGGCGGCCCGCGCGCTCGAGCCAGGAGTCGACCTGGTCGATCTGCTCGACCAGCATCCGGCGCAGCTCGTCCCCGGTCGCCGGGTCGAGGGTCACCCGACCGGAGTTCACCGACTCCGACAGCGCGAGGACCTTGTCCCCCACCGGGGCTTGTTCCGGATTCCCTGGCTCGGCGATGTACATCGTCAATCCCTCGCGAAGGCAGCCTGCTGGACGGAACACAGGCTCCCGATGGACGCCAACGCGGGCCCAACGTCCCGCCAATGCGGGCTACCGGGACGGGCCGGCCACTGTGGGAAACTGTTCGACCACAGGCTGCCGATGCTGAGGGGTCTTCGGGATGCGGGTGAACCTGCTCGGGCCGGTTGAGCTGGTTTCCGCTGGTGGAGAACCCGTCCGGCTCGGCGCGGCCAAGCGCCGGACGGTCCTGGCCGCGTTGGCGCTGGAGCTCAACCGGGTCGTCTCCGGTGACCGCCTGTTGTCGCTGGTGTGGGACGGCTCACCCCCGCCGCAGGCCAAAGCCGCCCTCCAGGGACATATCGCCCAGCTGCGGAAGGTCCTGTCCGACGGCGTGGCGCTTCTCACGCGCGCGCCCGGCTACGTGCTGACCGGCGACCGGGCCGCGGTGGACGTGTTCCGGTTCGAGGACCTGGTGGCCTCCGCGCGCGACGCGGCCGACGAGACCGCCGTGGACCGGCTGACCGAGGCGCTGGCGCTGTGGCGCGGGCCGGTGCTCGCCGACGTGCCGGGCGACCGGGTGCGGGAGGCGGTGTCGGCGCGGCTGGAGGAGCTGCGGCTGGTCGCCGTGCAGGAGCTGGCCACCCGGCTGTTCCGGCTGCACCGCGCGGCGGACGCGGTCGGCGAGCTGCGCGAGGCGGTGGCGGCGCACCCGCTGCGTGAGCCGCTGGTGGCGCGGCTGGTGCTGGCGCTGCACTGGACCGGCCGGCAGGCCGAGGCCCTGGAGGTCTTCCACCGCACGCGCGAGCGGCTGGCCGACGAGCTGGGCGTGGACCCCGGGCCGGAGCTGCGCGACGCCTACCAGACCGTGCTGGCCGGGGACGCCGCGCCCAAGCGGGTGGAACGCGGTCCCGCGCCCGCGCAGCTGCCCCGCGAGCACCGGGGTTTCGTCGGCCGCGAGCCGGAGCTGGCCGACCTCGCCGACCGGCTGCGCGGCGACTCCGCGATCGGGCTGCTGGTCGGCCCGGCCGGGGTGGGCAAGACGGCGCTGGCGCTGCACTGGGCGCACCGCGTGGCGGCGGACTTCCCGGACGGGCAGCTGTTCGTGAACCTGCGCGGGTTCGACGAGACCGAGCCGCTGGACCCGCGCACCGCGCTGATCGGGTTCCTGCGCGCGCTGGGCCTGGCCGACGCGCAGATCGCCGTGGAGCTGGAGGACCAGGCCGCGCAGTACCGGTCGCTACTGGCCGGGCGGCGGGTGCTGGTGTTCCTGGACAACGCCCGCTCCGCCGAGCAGGTCCGGCCGCTGCTGCCCGGGTCGCCCGGGTGCCTGGTGCTGGTCACCAGCAGGCACCGGCTGGACGACCTGGTGGTCACCGAGGGCGCGTCGGCGCTGCACGTCCAGACCCTGCCCGCGAACAACGCCGAGGACCTGCTGGCGGCTGCCCTGGGCCGGGCGCGCATCGACGCCGAGCCCGACGCCGTGGCCGAGCTGGTCGAGCTGTGCGACCGGCTGCCGCTGGCGCTGCGCATCGCCGGCGCCCGGTTGGCGTCCAGACCCCGGTGGACCGTCCAGTCCCTGGTCGACGAGCTGCGCGACGAGCAGCACCGGCTGTCCGCGCTGGAACTGCCCGAGGCCGGGCGGGGCGTGCACGCGGCGCTCGCGGTGAGCTACCGGGAACTGCCCGAGGGCGCGGCGAGGTTGTTGCGCCGCTTGGGGTTGCACCCCGGCACGGACCTGGACAGCTACGCCGCCGCCGCGCTGCTGGACATCAACGTGGTCAGCGCCCGCACCCACCTGCGCACCCTGGCCTACGCCAACCTGCTGCACGAGTCCACGCCCGACCGGTACTCCCGGCACGACCTGGTGCGCCTGTTCACCCACCAGCTCGCGGTCGGCGAGTCCGAAGTGGACGGTGCGCTGGAGCGGCTGCTGGACTACTACCTGTTCGTCGCCGACACCGCCCGCGCCCACCTGTCCGACCACGTCCGCCCGTTCCGCCCGCCCGAGCACCGGCCCGCCAGCCACCCGGAGCTGTCCTCGCACGCGGCGGCGCTGGACTGGTTCACGCTGGAGGAGGCCAACCTGGGCCTCGCGTTGGACGTCGCCCTGCTCGGCGGCCACCTCGAACGGGCGTGGCAGCTCGCGCTGTGCCTGGACGCGTTCCACTTCCGGCGCGGCAACCGCGTGGACCGGTTGGCGTTGTGCCGCATCGGTTCCGAGGCCGCGCGGGCGCTGGGCGACGCGCACGCCGAGGCGACCTTCCTGCTGCGCCTGGGTTCCACGCTGGCCGACCTCGGCCGGCTGCCGGAGGCGGTCGAGTCGTGCACCCGGGCCGCGGAACTGGCCCGGGGCGACCGCGACCTGGAACTGGCGGCGCTGGCCAACCTCGGCTACTGCCTGATGGCCGACGACCGGCTCGACCGGGCGCAGGAGACCATCCTGGAGGCGCTGGAGGTGGCGCGCGAGGTCGGCGACACCCGGTCGCAGGCCAGCGTGCAGAACAACCTCGCGAACGTGTTGCTGCGCAAGCAACTCCCGGAGGAGGCGCTGCGCCACGCCGAGGAGGCGCTGAGCCTGTTCACCTCGGCGGCCCCGTCCAAGGCGCACACCGCGACCCTGCACACGGTGGGCGCCGCGTCCCAGCAGCTGGGGCGGTTGGACGAGGCCTTGGAGCACTACCGCGCCGGGCTGGAGCTCGCGGAGCGGCTGGGCGACCGGTACCAGGAAGCGTTGTGCCACCGGGCGATCGGGGACGTGCTGGAGCAGTCGGTCGGCGCGGACGCGGCCACACCCCACTGGCTGACCGCGTTGCGCCTGTACCGGGACCTGCGGTTGGCGGACGCCGACGACCTCGCGGCCAAGCTCGACCCCAACGTGGCCGCGGTCGGGCTCAGCTGAACTGGCCGGGCTGGTAGCTGCCCGCGGGCTGGCGCACCAGGACGTTGACCCGGTTGAACGCGTTGATCACGGCGATCGCCGCGACCAGGGCTGCCAACTGGTTCTCGTCGTAGTGCTTGGCGGCGTTCTCCCACACCTCGTCGGACACACCACCGGCGGCGTCCGCGATGCGGGTGCCCTCCTCGGCCAGCTCCAGCGCCGCGCGCTCGGCCTCGGTGAACACGGTGGCCTCCCGCCAGGCGGCGACCATGTTGAGCCGCTCGGGGTTCTCGC
This DNA window, taken from Saccharothrix variisporea, encodes the following:
- a CDS encoding carboxymuconolactone decarboxylase family protein, which translates into the protein MDARLNLFTNQTTAKFLKHLVAAGRAVEASGLPESTNFLVLLRASQINGCGFCTDMHYKDAVAAGENPERLNMVAAWREATVFTEAERAALELAEEGTRIADAAGGVSDEVWENAAKHYDENQLAALVAAIAVINAFNRVNVLVRQPAGSYQPGQFS
- a CDS encoding ESX secretion-associated protein EspG; the protein is MIEAEFLLTPVQLDVLWHDLGLGRLPYPLDVPSGGATEAERAELKAKVLADLGEPNPRLTDLLRLLAEHHLSVDAVAHIDRPVRAVAASDGTRAVLAVIDSGQVGLVEIRPTALARSIVEVLPDGNAGPGTALSLRLDTLTAAVALQQEDGDDEDDDPWGGQELDDRAALQKAGLSRDDAAMVGELAANRVAGGQFGVSTGGGDRPTRAGTLITWFDTNQGRYLMVHEDGWLSLAPTDNDRIATRIQKVLSSVG
- a CDS encoding FAD/NAD(P)-binding protein, encoding MSVVVFVGAGPRTSGVLERLGANAPALFGGPLEVHLVDPFPAGSGRVWRHEQSALLRMNSMAEDVTMFTDSSVVCEGPVRPGPSLAEWDWSTVDLPEEVRAELAAMEPTSFPSRRVQSAYLKWFHAKAVESLPRGSSVHVHPTRAVRVTGSSQLRQRVWLAGRSEPLVADVVVFALGHLDTVLSPEHAALRDHAVQHDLCFVPPAYTADADLSVVPAGEDVVVRGLGLAFIDLAVLLAEGRGGTFVRVGGVLHYLPSGREPRLHVGSRRGVPYHSKTGYRLQGAAPEGPRFFVASDLLARPGEIDFRLHVWPLIAKEVAYGYYRELFTGHPSRVRLTWEEFAGRYAELEWYSAEMRALEERAVPGMADRLDFEHLDRPIDGLAFDSADGFQEFLRSYIRADVERRSDPRFSADLGAFLALLTAYGQLAVLAASGRLTGEDGWWHGFFSYFASGPPPDRLEELLALSRAGVVRFLGADTWVRAEDGVFLAGSASVPGHVVRAKGLIEARLPTHTLSVTADPLLRSLAAGGDIQDRAGLVAVDPVDSRVLDASGAPHARRFAVGPYTTNKAQAAFARPNTNNPAFRQNDAVARAVLEFLAGDAVDESVA
- a CDS encoding NADPH-dependent FMN reductase — translated: MTQPLVVGTLVGNPRPASRTLNAALALREAVSHALRLRGEEVTPNGPLVDAADLAPEVFTPGSTAVRAALDTLSTADVLVVASPTYKATYTGLLKSVLDQAPGGWLRGKTAVPLLVAAADKHALAVEVHLKPLLAELGASVPGRGLFVNESALAADQTVLITELGDQLAESGWFTAPAVAAR
- a CDS encoding PPE domain-containing protein codes for the protein MADQQQIDLVLTDAQNWASRSHRELYEAVHNNNDPGQTGEIGAEWGQFGAELTESARVINERVAASETGWTGDAADGARAAVKKLAEWVTQTAATAVEVGKRVQDQSVIMENARASMPEPVEFSWDQATGAFTQGGIQGLVTSAADVQAANDQARALHEHAVTVMTTMENESRAVDQTTPRFTPPYNPVTGRVEEPPAMMMATASAPTLSDAQPAMAPSGGGGTTQAASVASAPAAPAYTPPSTPAGAGSYSGPSGGGSYGGGSGTPLAPVASYRPEGTTAAAAAAQVPVANKYTPPAYTPPSYTQPSGGETPSYVPPSYVPPTSTGGKQQPPPYRPAPPGTVVPQAPGKYPPYVPAGSPGTPPVGGPGGGPGGPGGPGGPGGGRPGMPGGMPSFGGAGGGGFGPTGSGGAGGPGGQLAAGGTSGVMGQRGPVPGGFGPMPGGPGGAAGAPMGGAPMGGAPGGGQGDEDKEHRSAAYLRGEDIFEVPGENLPPSVIGGAKPKKKGGEA
- a CDS encoding AfsR/SARP family transcriptional regulator, whose translation is MRVNLLGPVELVSAGGEPVRLGAAKRRTVLAALALELNRVVSGDRLLSLVWDGSPPPQAKAALQGHIAQLRKVLSDGVALLTRAPGYVLTGDRAAVDVFRFEDLVASARDAADETAVDRLTEALALWRGPVLADVPGDRVREAVSARLEELRLVAVQELATRLFRLHRAADAVGELREAVAAHPLREPLVARLVLALHWTGRQAEALEVFHRTRERLADELGVDPGPELRDAYQTVLAGDAAPKRVERGPAPAQLPREHRGFVGREPELADLADRLRGDSAIGLLVGPAGVGKTALALHWAHRVAADFPDGQLFVNLRGFDETEPLDPRTALIGFLRALGLADAQIAVELEDQAAQYRSLLAGRRVLVFLDNARSAEQVRPLLPGSPGCLVLVTSRHRLDDLVVTEGASALHVQTLPANNAEDLLAAALGRARIDAEPDAVAELVELCDRLPLALRIAGARLASRPRWTVQSLVDELRDEQHRLSALELPEAGRGVHAALAVSYRELPEGAARLLRRLGLHPGTDLDSYAAAALLDINVVSARTHLRTLAYANLLHESTPDRYSRHDLVRLFTHQLAVGESEVDGALERLLDYYLFVADTARAHLSDHVRPFRPPEHRPASHPELSSHAAALDWFTLEEANLGLALDVALLGGHLERAWQLALCLDAFHFRRGNRVDRLALCRIGSEAARALGDAHAEATFLLRLGSTLADLGRLPEAVESCTRAAELARGDRDLELAALANLGYCLMADDRLDRAQETILEALEVAREVGDTRSQASVQNNLANVLLRKQLPEEALRHAEEALSLFTSAAPSKAHTATLHTVGAASQQLGRLDEALEHYRAGLELAERLGDRYQEALCHRAIGDVLEQSVGADAATPHWLTALRLYRDLRLADADDLAAKLDPNVAAVGLS
- a CDS encoding flavin reductase family protein — its product is MTDLRTALRDFPQAVGIVTATGPDGPVGVTVSSFTSASLHPPMVVVWIAEGASAWPVLRTAPLFAVHLLHAGQTALSDLFARTGSDRFGPTTRWESDVDGVPHLLDAPLRLRCRTSRRIAVGDHVALVGEPVEIQHNTGNPPLVRFQGRYTSVA
- a CDS encoding amino acid ABC transporter permease, with translation MSASTVAPPTDTQPPTDGPRTVAEIVPLRRPWRWVSAGLVLAAVLAFLWSAVTNEQFQWSVVAQYFTAEAVLRGLGLTLWLTGLTVVLGFVIGGVLAVMRLSGNPVLVAVSWGYVWLFRSVPLLVQLLFWFNIGALYPALSGATPVIGPVTAVIIGLVLHEAAYAAEIVRGGILSVDAGQVEAAKALGMRGGRILRRIVLPQAMRAIVPAAGNLLIGTLKGTSIVSVLAVQDLLYSVQLIYNRNYLIIPLLLVATAWYVVVTSLLGIGQHYVERYYARGAGRLS